The Zalophus californianus isolate mZalCal1 chromosome 8, mZalCal1.pri.v2, whole genome shotgun sequence genome has a segment encoding these proteins:
- the SCP2D1 gene encoding SCP2 sterol-binding domain-containing protein 1 yields the protein MWKRIDHQPKIKAVDGPQAGQFKELGAAREPAMPHPLELSEFQSFPVFEDISHHIKEVGAQLVKKVNAIFQLDITKEGKTVLQWTIDLKNGSGDMYPGSASLPADTVFTIPEPVFMELVLGKMNPQKAFLAGKFKVSGKVLLGQKLERVFKDWAKF from the coding sequence ATGTGGAAGAGAATCGACCATCAACCCAAGATCAAAGCAGTGGATGGACCTCAGGCAGGCCAGTTCAAGGAACTGGGTGCAGCTCGGGAACCTGCCATGCCACACCCTCTAGAGCTGTCAGAATTCCAGAGCTTCCCTGTATTTGAGGATATTAGCCATCACATCAAAGAGGTGGGGGCCCAGCTGGTAAAGAAAGTCAATGCCATCTTTCAGCTGGACATCACCAAAGAAGGGAAGACTGTTCTGCAGTGGACCATTGATCTGAAGAATGGTTCTGGGGACATGTATCCCGGATCCGCCAGCCTTCCAGCAGACACCGTCTTCACAATCCCAGAACCTGTCTTCATGGAGTTGGTTTTGGGCAAAATGAACCCTCAGAAGGCTTTCCTTGCTGGCAAGTTCAAAGTGAGTGGCAAAGTTCTGCTTGGCCAGAAGCTGGAGAGAGTTTTCAAAGACTGGGCTAAATTTTAA